The nucleotide window CAACTTGACATTATTCCAGGTCAACAGAGATTGCTTCCTGTACACTGTTCAGGTCAAGGAGAGAATTAGGGGAGGGCAGGTTCTCATGTTTGATAGGATAATCTCTGAATAATCCTGAAACCTATTTTGGGAATAAAAGATGTGGTTCTAAAaagttggggacttccctggtgatccagtggttaagaatctgccctgcaatgcaggggatgaaggtttgattcctggttggggagctaagatcccacatgtcaaatAAAGATCCCATAAGCCAAATAAAAGGATTATTCTTCAAGTTCTCCCCAAAGCCCAGCTTGTCAGGCTCAAACTAGATGGAGCACATGCGAGCCTCTTGAGTCAGCAAACTTGATCATACCATCATCTAGAATCCTCACTTGTATCAAACACCAGCCGCTGAGGAGAGTCCCTCAAGCCTCAGCTAGAGGAATAGCAGCTGACACGTCACCAGCTTGGGTTCTTTCCCTAATTGGCTGCCCGAGTTCCAGCctatgttttaaatttgttttcagaCAGAGATTTTGTTTGGTCACATGAAAATGCCTTAAATAGGCAATGCTATAATTAGCTCTCGCTGGAGTCTCATCTCCCAAAGCTGCTACTGTGGTCGtcatcttctttctgtctttaataAACTCTTCCCTTCTTTTGTCCCAGGACAGGCTTCCTGCTCACATGCCCTTTACAAAGAAAATTTCTCTGGCTGGCTGTCATTGGTGTCTCTGGCCCACTGccattttaagtaaattttccTCGACTGTTCCAATTTCTTCTGAAACCAAGGCAGATGCCCAAAACTGTTGGCTCATTTCTAAAGAAAGCTTGATCCAGCAGTGGCAAGCTAGTGGAAGGCTCTGTGTAGTTGCAAGGCCTGGGTTCACCGGCCGCCCACTGATAAACCCTCACAGCTGATTCCTATGCAAACCCAAGCACCTCAGACTGGTCCTGTGGGTTACATGGAGCAGCTGCCAGAGTTGGATGTTGTGTCTTTCAATGCCTGTCACTGCGGCAGATAACCCATTTTGAAgggcagcccccccccccaattctCTGTTGCCTTTGATACTTCTGCAAAACCGCAGCACTACTTTTTCTGGGTGTAGCTAATACCGATAACTATTGCAGCAGGAAGTGGTAAGGGGGTTCATGAGGTAGGGTGTCTTCCTGCGGCCCAGATATTCACAAGAAGGCAGGTTCTCTCTCTCATGCTTAAACCATTCGCTTGCAGGACTAGCCTGTGCGCCTCCACAGGTAATAAACGAATAAAATGAATCATTCCCAATCTCGCAAAGCTGTATAATTTCACATTCATCAGCTGAAAGAGTTGGTAGAAGTAGTCAGAATCCAAATGAAAAGCCATACACTGAAAGGAAACTTACTCCCTGAGTTAGAGATTGTAGAGCCAGTGTGACTCCAATGGGCTAGGCTCCTTTTGGTTAATCAAAAAAGTTTCAACACTGGAAAGAAAATGATCACTTTCTCCTTGTCTGCccttaaaatttacatttactaccaaaaaaaacaaaaaatagatttGGATCCATGTCTGATGTGTCATAAATCATAAAAACACTGACTCCAGTTGAAGCACAAAGCATGGTGTAAACACTGAATACACTCCTGCAGCCCAATGCCCTCCATGTAACCTGGTGGCTAGGTTCACAGAAGCAGAAAGGCTAACCTCCCTGAGCCCATAAGTCACAGACTCTCTGagttcagccatctcatctttcCAAATGATTTATTCATCAGTTATGGATTAGAAAATACTCAGCTCAGTTCTGTGTAacactcacttgaaaagactttttaaaaaaaatcttaaaaaaaaaaaaaaaatcttgcttctAAGCCTGTTGGACTTAACCCAATGATTCTACCTTGCATAGtgttacccttggtctccctagGCTGATCCTAAGTAGGTGAAATAGCTTGGATGTTGAGCCAAGATACTCTGGACATAAAGTTTAAAACTTTATGTACACCTACTCGAAAAACAAATTGCTTAAATTCACTGCCGTTTTACCAAAACTTTTTTCACACTTAGCTATGAGATTCTCTAATTGGGGTATGTACAAAAGAACCGAAGGAACTAACTTACAAGAGAAACAGGTTGCTAGGTAAAGTAGTCTTCCTCCATGTTATAAATCAGGCTAAGCCACAATAAACAAAATACTTGGAAAAGGGCATCTACAGCTACAAATTCAGATAGGAAAACATACCATgagagacagaagaggaagaaacagccTCTGCTTGAGGGTTTCATACAGAAAGGACAGCACATCTCTGTCCCTCCTTCTCCTTTGGCCAGGAGGCCACTCCAGAACAAAAGTAACAAAGTCTCTTCCTAGGTGGGCCaggctttcactttcaggaaaaaTTTTCCTCTGGATTCTTTCACTCTAATCTGCAAGGTTGTAAGAGATCTTGATCCCATTTTCTGGATAAGCATGTCAACGGGGATTGAGCCTCACCCAGAACTGTCAGTTCTTACCACCCACATGGCTCGATCTGCCTGAAACCCCAGTTCCCATTTTTTCCAACTCCCACATGTTTCTGAGAGGAACCCGATCAGGGCCCACCGCTGGCATGGAAACGTGGGGCCACTGGGAAGAGGATGGATGAAACCATTAATGATGGGTAGAGGGGAGCATCAAAGCTTAGTCTTGAGGTCAGAAGGTGACATACAGCAGACTCTGGAGACTTGGCCTTCTACTTTGGGGAAAGCCCCGGCAGAAAGGGGCTTTTCGGCCATCAGAATATCCAAAGGGTACCCGCCTGTACCCAGGTAGAGCCTATCCCCGCACCCCTCTGCCTAGCCCAAGCGCCCACAGAGGCCAAGAAGGAGCTCTACTCCCACTAGAGCATAAATGGGGGTGTCCAAGTCTGTCATCCACGGGGTCTCAGCCAGCCCGAGAGGCCTCCACCAAGCCTGCCAAGCTCCAAAGGGCGGCCGGTCGCACAGACCAGACCTGTCACCTGGACCTCCCAGAGGTGCTGGGGCGCGAAGGAGGGGGTCCCTTGCCCGCCCGCGCGGAGGGGTGCGCGTTGCCTACCCGGAGCTCGCCCTCGGTGCGGTGTAGTCCCAGGCGCCGAAGTCCCACGGCCAGGTCGTTGACACACAGCCCGCCGTCGCGGTTGACGTCGAGAGTCTGGAAGAGGCTCCAGAGGCGCAGCCGGTGGTCCGGGCCCCCGCAGACGGCGCCGCCGCACGGGTCCACGGACGCCGGCGATGAGGCGGACGACGAGGCGGAGGCGGCGGGGTCTGGCGGCGGGGAAGCCACGCAGCGGCACAACACACTGCTCACCATCGGGCGCGAGGCTAGGGCGACGGGCCGACGGGGAGAGCGCGGACGACACACCGGGGTCCTTGGTCGACTAGCGCGGGCTCTGCGATGCCGGCAAGCAGGCGGGATGGGCAGCTTCCGGGAGCCCCGCCCCGCGGCGCGCCGGCTGGATGGCCACGCCCCCGGGGAGACGTCGACTAATCACAGGCCAGAACGGCCACTGGAGGGGCGGAGCCACGCCGAGGACTGCCCACGCAGCCCTAGACTACCCAGATTAATAGAGAGGGAGGGGCAATCCCGGCTAAACCTGGGGCCGATTCAAACGGAGGGAGGCGGTGATTGGCTGAGTCGGGCCGGCGAGAAGAAATCACGCTGcgataggcaggagtcctgtgaTTGGCAGGCGGAAAGCCCCGTGTCCTACTTCCATTCAGCAACGCTGTTTATCCAGCGGAATCCTAGAAACGCGAGGAGCCGTCGTGTACGGAGAGATCGTCATCTCCAATGGGAAATAGGATTTGCTTGAGGAGCGATTGTGATCTGCGGTTGCCAAGGCAAAGTTTGCGCCCTgggtacaattaaaaaaaaattaactggtcAACGGCTCAAGGCCGAAAGCACTAGGGATCCTCAAGGAAGCCGGGTTTTGGTAATCTAACTCCTTAAACCACCAATAAAATAGCTGAATTTAACGGCGTAAAAGTCGTAATCATGATGATTGAACGACAGGACGACTTTCCAATAGGGGTGAGCAAAGACTAGGTTGGGTGGGGCGCTCTGTAGCGACAGACACACCTTGAGACCAATGATCAGGCGACTTCCAGTAAGTAGGCGTGCCCTCTAGCTGAGCGACAGGTCGAAAGAACCAGTGATCGATGTGATATCTGAACCGCGACCAACCGGGAGGGCGGGTCTCCCTAGAGAAGCTCTGGGAGGCGGGAAGAGGGGAAGTGGGCGGATCTCCGCACACCCCGGCGGAAGAGGCAGATTCAGGAAGCCATTACGCAGCTGGCTGGCAGCGGCTGGGCAGGTCGGGGCTGGGCCCTACGCACTTTGCGTAGCGAGGGGGGTTACCAAAGGCCTGGTACTTGGCCTTGGACCAGCCCAGCCTATCCCCTGTAGGGGGGTGGGTGAGTAGCGAGGCTAAGGAAGACAGAAGGGGAATTGGGGCAGTTAGGGGattatagtttctttaaaaagccGGGTGGGGAGAGGCCATGGCCGTCCCCGCCAAGAAAAGGAAGATGAACTTCTCTGAGCGAGAGGTGGAGATCATCGTGGAGGAGCTGGAACTGAAGAAGCACCTGCTGGTGAACCACTTCAACGCCGGCGTCCCTCTGGCTGCCAAGAGTGCGGCGTGGCACGGCATTCTGAGAAGGGTCAACGCCGTGGCCACCTGCCGCCGGGAGCTGCCCGAGGTCAAGAAGAAGTGGTCCGACCTCAAGACCGAGGTCCGTCGCAAGGTTGCCCAGGTCCGGGCGGCCGTGGAGGGTGGCGAGGCCCCAGGGCCCACTGAGGAAGATGGAGCAGGTGGGCCTGGGACAGGCGGTGGCAGTGGCGCCAGTGGCCCCGCTGTAGCCCCTGTACTGCTCACCCCCATGCAACAGCGCATCTGCAACCTGCTGGGCGAGGCCACCATTATCAGCTTGCCCAGTACCGCAGAGATCCACCCCGTGGCCCTTGGACCCACGGCCACTGCAGCCGCCGCCACGGTCACCCTGACACAGAGTGAGTGACCTCTCCCACCCAGTCCAGCGTTCCTAAATGGGAAGGGCCAGAAAGAGCTGGGGCAGCCCAGGGAAGGTTGGCTGCCAAGGGTCAAAGGTCAGATGGGAGTCTTGGACGACCAGGAGGCCTTCCAAGGGCTCCCCAGACAGAAGTGATCTTGTTTTCTCTCTCAGACTTCCTCAGCACGCAGTCTGGACTTCTGAGGGACTGGCTTGCCCTCCACTGTTTTGCCACCATTTGCGTCCGTGACTGAACTGTTTGGTCCTTGAAGACAGAGACCATGTTTATACCCCTACAGGACTTTTTCCAGAGCCTGGTGCCTAGTAAGCAGTCAGGaggtatttactgaatgaataggCAGATGGACATTGACTCTGGACAAAGACATTCTGTTTTCAGTGTGAACATTCATCAGACACTGCTGAGGAACCTCCCGGTTCCTGGTGTTAAATCTACCCCTCCATTCACTCATCAACCATTAGTGCAATTCTGTGCCAAACCCTGGGCTCGGTGCTGGGATTCCCAAGGTGTCTAAGAGATAGGTCGGTTATATTCTAGGAGGACAGATAAGAGGGACACATATATGAATAACTGCACTATCAGTCAGGATCACCTAAGGACTCAGAAGAGAAAGGGGACttcctggaggtgggggtgggacacACAATTGATTTCGGCATTAAAGGGAGGGAAGAACTGATCTTTCCGACATGCTTGGAGGCCCAAACAGCCAGCTAGAGTGCCTTCAAAGGTTCTCAAGCTAGGAATGACAATGAAACTAGTTGGTTGGACTTTTTAGTTCAGATAAGTTTTGCACCAATGACTGTTAAGTGGTCTTTGTGATGGGCTGGGAACTGAATCTATCAGTGGTTTCTCAATGGGGCTTGGGAgaattgggtgtgtgtgtgtgagtgccaTACCCCAGCAGTGTCATATTTCTCAAGGATATGGAGGTGGGAAAGGGGATCAAACACTGGTCTAAATCAGCTGCTGTTCTGTAAGAGGAAGGACCTTTAGGCATTCCATTGACTAAGGTGATCAAGGAGACAGGAGGCACTTATTGGGCACTTTAACTGCCGCCTTCCCACTCCCACTTCCTTTTCTGCTTGGCCATAAAAGACATGGAAGTCAAGAAAGCACTGAAGGAGCCAGGACCAGTGGGGTTGCAAACCCTCACCCAGGATGCCTGCTGTGTGCTGGTACTTCTGGGAGCACTTGGCCCTGCTTTTATCAGCCAGAAGCAGCCCAGTGGGGTGACTGTGAACACCTTGGTCACTAGtattgagggagacctgggtttcttCCTATACCTGCTGAATAAGCTGTATGACCTTAGGCCAGTCGTACCGTGGTGTCTGAGTCTGTCTTATCATCTCTGAAAATGAATGTGACAGTATCTGCCTCTTGGTGTCATTATGAGGGTTCATGAAGCTAAGGAGTACAAAGGGTTAGCAccgtgcctagcacatagtaggtgctggTCTTAACTATTAGCATCTTTGCTTTTGCCAG belongs to Cervus elaphus chromosome 11, mCerEla1.1, whole genome shotgun sequence and includes:
- the NAIF1 gene encoding nuclear apoptosis-inducing factor 1 — translated: MAVPAKKRKMNFSEREVEIIVEELELKKHLLVNHFNAGVPLAAKSAAWHGILRRVNAVATCRRELPEVKKKWSDLKTEVRRKVAQVRAAVEGGEAPGPTEEDGAGGPGTGGGSGASGPAVAPVLLTPMQQRICNLLGEATIISLPSTAEIHPVALGPTATAAAATVTLTQIPTETTYHTLEEGVVEYCTAEAPPPLPAEAPVEMMAQHADTSVKPQALKSRIALNSAKLIQEQRVTNLHVKEIAQHLEQQNDLLQMIRRSQEVQACAQERQAQAMEGTQAALSVLIQVLRPMIKDFRRYLQSNMPNPATASDPGQVAQNGQPDSIIQ